The following proteins come from a genomic window of Lycium ferocissimum isolate CSIRO_LF1 chromosome 4, AGI_CSIRO_Lferr_CH_V1, whole genome shotgun sequence:
- the LOC132054109 gene encoding uncharacterized protein LOC132054109 produces MANLSKREFAALDISSKSYLSWVLDAEIHLDAMGLADTIKDKNQASNQDRAKAMIFLCHHLDEILKANISLIISQLKLYGENITYHDMLEKTFFTFPASSMLLQQQYREMRFKKYSELNSHLLVAEQHNELLMKNHENRPTSTVSFPEVNEANFHHSRHGKGRGPSRGHGHGRGRNFNHDSRLTPNNTLHHQQCKKKDEKHEVVKKKNSENRRYRCGGKRHWSRTCRTPKHLVELYQASLKKAEKNAEANFISEDNVEPMHLDVTNFFELPEGKVDHLIGDGSLIS; encoded by the exons atggCAAATCTTTCTAAACGTGAATTTGCTGCCTTGGATATATCTAGCAAAAGCTACCTGTCTTGGGTTCTTGATGCCGAAATTCATCTTGATGCGATGGGTCTGGCAGATaccatcaaagataaaaatcaGGCATCGAATCAAGACCGTGCCAAGGCAATGATATTCCTCTGCCATCATCTTGATGAGATCTTGAAAGCGAATATCTCACT AATTATTTCTCAGTTAAAATTATATGGTGAAAATATCACTTATCATGATATGCTGGAGAAAACATTCTTCACTTTCCCTGCCTCGAGTATGCTCCTGCAGCAACAATACCGAGAAATGAGATTCAAGAAATATTCTGAACTAAATTCACATCTTCTAGTGGCTGAACAACATAATGAActattaatgaaaaatcatgaaaatcgaCCTACTAGTACTGTctcattccctgaagtgaatgagGCAAACTTTCACCATTCTAGGCATGGAAAAGGTCGTGGCCCCAGTCGTGGTCATGGCCATGGTCGGGGAAGAAATTTTAATCATGATAGCCGTCTTACACCAAATAATACCCTTCACCATCAGCAGTGTAAAAAGaaggatgaaaaacatgaagttgtgaaaaagaaaaattcagaaAATAGACGCTACCGATGTGGAGGAAAGAGGCACTGGTCACGTACCTGTCGTACGCCAAAGCATCTAGTTGAGCTTTATCAAGCTTCCCTCAAAAAGGCAGAAAAGAATGCTGAAGCAAATTTTATTTCTGAAGATAATGTTGAGCCCATGCATCTAGATGTGACAAATTTTTTTGAGCTCCCTGAAGGAAAAGTAGATCATCTGATCGGTGATGGATCTTTAATATCTTAG